The nucleotide sequence GCTtagccagcagctcagcacagcatcGCTTGCTGCAACTGCTGAACCCAGAGGAGTTTTTACACCTCAAGACGTGCAACACATGACACCTGCCCACTTGTGTTAAGCGGAAAGGCTGAAGCATGCACGTaccaatatttaaaatacaaaagcaaaagaagtaaAGCCCAGATAAGAAGCCCAGCAAGAGATACTTCCTGGCACCGGATGCAGATACCAGCGGGTCagtcacaaaacaaaatgcccTGGGATTTCTCACTTTTGAGACGGTCTTGTGAACTTCTGATCTATGGATGAGGAAACCACTAATGCTGATTTCAGGCACTCTTAGAGAGGCTATTCTCCTGCTGAGAAGAATTATGACAAGTGTTATTTTGGGTGTTGGGTGCTCATCACACTCTTGGTGTTGGAGGTTTCATGCTCAAGAAGAGTGtttctttcctcagaaaacaCCAGCGCTGTTGTTTGGGTTATGAGCTGATCCTGGCTTATAGGggggacagaaggaaggaagggatggggaagaagaaagCCTGCAAATGGCCAGAGATGGGACGCTTTTGCAGCAAAAATCAGTCCTCATCTGGAAACATGATGTGAGTAATTGGAAGTTAAAGCTGAAATGGAGACAATGTCCTGGTGGGATGAGCTCCCCAGAGATCCACATCCACAACCATCATCTGCTCTACGCTGGGCTCGTATCACAAGGTTTGGGGTCTGCGTAGCTCCCACTCCATGCTCTCGAGGACCTGCAGagcctccaccacctccaaaACCACGTGTGGAGGAGATGCCTCTTTCCGTGCACCCATCCAACCTGCAATGGGAGCCCAGCCCATGTGTGCCTGCTGCCATCACCTCCTGGTACCAGCTCCTTCCCCACTGGGAAACACTGGAGCAACTGGGAAGGATCCAAGGACCCCAGAACTGAGGGAAACAGAGCAGCCATCAACTTCTGCTCCAGCCTTGCATGGGAACCACTGGGAAGGGTCTGTTTTCAAACAGGTGTGCACTCTTCCAGCTCCCACTGTGTGCCCACACTGGGACCACGTGAGAGCCAGTGCTTtgggactgctgctgctgctgctgctgctggtgatgATGCTCAGCATGCACGGTGAGAGACCAGCTCGTAACCACATCCACAGCACAGGAAACCACAGCTTCAATGAGCAGAAACCTTGACCTTTTCCCCCAAAGcgatgtatgtttttttttactgagctGGTGATGACCACCCAGAAGTGgtggcaacaaacaggaggagctggaagccatcatgCAGCAGGAATCGAAGACTTAGTAGGCATCACCAAATGATGGTGGGATCACTGCCAcaagtgcagtgctgctgtggggcgctgtgaggcaaggaaggagagggcagtgaggtgtcTCTCTGTGTCAGGGAGTGCTTCACTGTGTTAGAGCTGAATGCTGGGAACGATCAGGTTGAGTCCTTATGAGTAAGGCTGAGGGGGAGGGTCAGCCAGGTTGACATCCAGGTGGGACTATGGTATAGACCATGGGGTGCTTTAACTCAGTGGAtcccagccctggagctggCGGGGCTCACTGAGAGGGCTTTAACCTGGCAGCTCTTTGTGAATTGCTTGTGACACTGAGGGGTGACAGTCACTAATTAGTGATCAGGGGCAAGTAATACAACATGCGGAGATGACATCACAGCACTACAACCACAAGTGGAACTGacagcagctctctgggcacttcctgtccccactgcagtctcgctgtccccaagctgctccCTCCTCATAGCAACAATGGCACtggccctcatcctgggtgagtgacaatggggaTGTTGTGCCACGGGGGTTGGTGGCCCTGAGTGGGACCAGGACCGTgtcccttgcaggttggtgtctggtggcagcgaacagggcacagcagcgtgagtatggggacatggggaaaATGGGGATAGAGGGAGGGGGAGCGTGGGGAGGGGGCCATCCGAGGGGTCgaggagggtgtgcagggacaaggctgacTGGTGTCCCCTGTCCTAGTGCCCCGACCCTCCCTGTGGCTGCACTATAGCAAGGGGGTGTCCCTGGGAGACACTGTCACCCTGCAGTGCCACCTGCCCCGGCTTGCTGCCCGGGTCTGGCTGTACCACGTTGGAGGTTCGACACTCAACAAGTACAAGGACAAGGTGCAGGACGTGGTCGAGTTCACCTTTGTTAACACAAGTCGGGAACATGCGGGGAGATATCAGTGCCAGTACCGGGTGCCTGAGTCAGAGGAGATATCAGAGAAGAGTGATCCCgtggagctggtggtgacaggtgagggcACGGGGGACAGAAAATGGCTCTGGGGGCTCCCAACAGAGCCGTGTCCCAATGCTGTCCCCTCCCCTCATGCAGATCACGGCTTTCCACCACCTGGCATCTCCCTTCAAGGAAAGGAACGTGTGGGGACAGGAACAAATGTCACCATCCACTGCTGGAACAAGGACTATGgggctgccttcctcctgcacaaggatgGGCGCTCAGCCCCTATCCAGCGCCAGGACCCGGATGCTGGGGGCACAGCCACCTTCACCCTCCTTGGGGTGACCCCAGCTGATGCTGGTACCTACAGGTGCTCCTACCATCCCAAAGACTACCCCTTTGTTTCCTCACGTCTTGGCAGCAGCGTGACACTGGAGGTGACACCCACAGCCGCAACCCCAGGTAGGTCTGAGCCCCCTGTTTGTGTgaatcccctgccatggacaggtGGCTGTGTCACTGCTTCCAGTCTGCATGGGGGTTGTGGATTGCTGTAGAGACACCCACACCCCCAGACCCCGCAGGATCTGAGGAGTGGTCCAGAGCGAGTCTAGTGATAGCACTGCTGAGGGTCTTGGTCGCTGCACTTGTCTTCGGCGTTGGAGTCTTCTTTGTCATTGATGGCCGCAGCCTCTGGATACAGAGAGATGAGAGCTGTGGTGAGGAAGGGGTTAAATGTCTCCCATCCCCTATAGATCTCCCCAGTGTCCCCTTCCTGCCCATCTATCCCGTATCAGTCCTCCTAGGTGTACCTTCCTGCCCTTTGATCCCCTATAGATTCTCTATAGGGCTGCTTGAGCATGACTCAAGGCCCCTCCATAGCCCCCACCTGCTCCACTCCACCTTATGACACAGTTGCCCCCCCATAATGCCTGACACCGTGCAGTTCCAGGTCATCGTCCGGGTCAGGGGACCCACATCCCAACCAGTCCCCTTGGGGCCTCACCAAAGCCCACCACGGAAAACCAAACCCTgtccataagaaaaaaaatcaataaaattgAATTCTGCATTGTGGGGTAACTCCAGACACAAAATCTCAGCCCTCAGACACGCTCGAGCCCTCCAGGCCATAGACATGCCCCACAGCCCATGAAGAACCCACATACCAAGTAGAAGGAACCCCAAAACCCACACATATGGTACCCCAATATCTGACCCATGGGGATGACAGATCTAATCCCCTGTGGACCCACAATCCCTACACACTCCCACACCCTGCAGGCACACCCAAACCACAGCAGGACCCCCAGATATCTCCCATGGGATCCCCAACTCTCAGTCCCTCCCAATCTCCAGACTCATCCTCTTGGACTCCACCCTCAAATACCCTCACCATAGGCCCCCTCCAAAGGAGATTGGAGACCCTCAGAGTGGCACCTCACTGTTCCTCTATGTCTCCAGGTACCCCAGTGATCATGAGCATCTGACCTG is from Numida meleagris isolate 19003 breed g44 Domestic line unplaced genomic scaffold, NumMel1.0 unplaced_Scaffold371, whole genome shotgun sequence and encodes:
- the LOC110391454 gene encoding immunoglobulin superfamily member 1-like; protein product: PSLWLHPSQGVAVGDTVILHCNLPRLSAWVQLWFNGTLRSDKEKDEEQDTVEFSLVVTNLEDAGTYQCRYQVSEPLWTSNMSDPVELVVTGAKGPSHGNRVVVVVRGCAAVFVFCLGLYFVLDARSLWTQRDESPGVPPAMTEDLQIQVPPSDSEDLTYTEMQDATPCSQPSTSHTALQSPVINTKQQWHWPSSWVSDNGDVVPRGLVALSGTRTVSLAGWCLVAANRAQQLPRPSLWLHYSKGVSLGDTVTLQCHLPRLAARVWLYHVGGSTLNKYKDKVQDVVEFTFVNTSREHAGRYQCQYRVPESEEISEKSDPVELVVTGEGTGDRKWLWGLPTEPCPNAVPSPHADHGFPPPGISLQGKERVGTGTNVTIHCWNKDYGAAFLLHKDGRSAPIQRQDPDAGGTATFTLLGVTPADAGTYRCSYHPKDYPFVSSRLGSSVTLEVTPTAATPDPAGSEEWSRASLVIALLRVLVAALVFGVGVFFVIDGRSLWIQRDESCGTPVIMSI